One Haloarchaeobius amylolyticus genomic window, ACTGGACGTCCTGAACGCGGTCCGCGGCGAATACGACGACGTCTCCTTCGTCTCGGTGACCAACGAACGCGTCGGCGACTCGTTCACCCGTGCCGACATCGCCGACTGGTGGCGCCGCCACGACGGCCACTGGACCGTCGGCCTCGAACCCGGCGGTGAGATACTGAAAGCCTTCGGCGCGACCGGCCTCCCCCACGTCGCCATCGCAGACAGCGATGGCAGGCTGGTCTTCGAACACGGCGGCCTCCTTGAGGCAGCGACGCTTCGCTCACAGCTCGCCGAGGTGGTGTGAGTGCTGTTCGTTAGGATGTGAAGCGTCACGCGGACAAGTGGGCGCTGGAGGGTTCGGCCCTACGGCCACCCAGCGACGGCCTCACCGCGCCTGACGACGCGACCGTGCAGGCGGGTCCGACGCCACGTTCGGTCGGCGAGCCCAGCAGTTGCGACCCCGAAGAAGTACCCCTCGCGAGGGGACTGGGACGGCACCGGATTCGACGTCTCAGTCGTCGACCCGAATACCACGGGAACCGTACAGCGAGTACAGTATCGTGACCATCCCGAGCAGTGCGATGGCCGTCTGGATTGTGCTTGCGAGGAAGATGTCGACGTTCACCACCTCGAACAGCAGGCCCTCGATACCGCTGGCTAAGCTGATGAGCCCGAACCCGACCGCGAGATACAACATCGGTTCGCTGCCGTGGTCTCGATACCCGGTGTAGGCTCGGTACGCGATGAACGTCCCGATGAAGATGACGAGAAGTTTCCCGGCGACGAGCGGTTCGTGCATCAGCGATCACCTCGGATGCGCTCCCAGATTCGCGCGAAGCGCTCGGCGACGTCTTCGTTCGGTTCCACGTGCGTCCTTACGCCGTCGCCGTCGATGTCGACGCCGACGTGTGTAATCGTTGCCTGGTACATTTTGTGGTGGTCTCCCGACATGTCGACGCGAAGACGCTCGTCGATCAATCCATCTCCCTCGAGTTGTTCCAGTCGTCGATAGATCGTCGATAGCGAGACGTCGACGTGATCCGCGAGCTCGTTGGCCGACCGTGGTTGGTCGCTCGTCCGCGACAGGATTGTCCGCGTGGTGTCGTCTGCCAGTGCTCTGAACAGGGCGTTCTCGTTCAGGTCCCAATCATCACGGGGGAACGATTCGTCCACGACGCTCCTACGAAAGATTACGACCCACTTAAACACCCTCACTATTGAGCGAATCCCAAACTGGATTTGCAAGGGGTGTGAACGCGCTCAGGGCTCTATTATCACGGTGGCTCGATGTTCACCTGTGATGAGCTCGAAACGATCACTCCTGGCGATCGCGTTGGCCAGCATGCTGCTACTCAGTGGTATCGGAACCGTCTCTGCCCACAG contains:
- a CDS encoding TlpA family protein disulfide reductase, which codes for MRRRQALAAIASAGLAGGGLWVAQHGLPGGSDGASLPVRVETLDAPGSSAGEALVPTPGTVTVVDLFATWCAPCKKQLDVLNAVRGEYDDVSFVSVTNERVGDSFTRADIADWWRRHDGHWTVGLEPGGEILKAFGATGLPHVAIADSDGRLVFEHGGLLEAATLRSQLAEVV
- a CDS encoding DUF7521 family protein, which translates into the protein MHEPLVAGKLLVIFIGTFIAYRAYTGYRDHGSEPMLYLAVGFGLISLASGIEGLLFEVVNVDIFLASTIQTAIALLGMVTILYSLYGSRGIRVDD
- a CDS encoding ArsR/SmtB family transcription factor encodes the protein MDESFPRDDWDLNENALFRALADDTTRTILSRTSDQPRSANELADHVDVSLSTIYRRLEQLEGDGLIDERLRVDMSGDHHKMYQATITHVGVDIDGDGVRTHVEPNEDVAERFARIWERIRGDR